The Sphaerospermopsis torques-reginae ITEP-024 genome has a window encoding:
- a CDS encoding DNA-directed RNA polymerase subunit omega: protein MLKRSKFETTQSQIMHRAEDLISAASNRYRITVQVANRAKRRRYEDFENNEDSMMKPVLRAIIEMSDELTQPEIIGDL from the coding sequence ATGCTGAAGCGTTCCAAGTTCGAGACAACCCAATCTCAAATTATGCACCGTGCCGAGGATCTGATTAGCGCCGCTTCAAATCGCTATCGGATTACTGTGCAAGTAGCTAATCGTGCCAAGCGTCGGCGTTACGAAGATTTTGAAAATAATGAAGATAGCATGATGAAACCTGTACTTAGAGCCATTATTGAAATGTCTGATGAACTAACTCAGCCAGAAATTATCGGCGATTTGTAA
- a CDS encoding extracellular solute-binding protein — protein MNRRSFLIGTSGLVIFQMLMGCNRPNQTQFNVQLLKGSIPGYVVNQFRKTLQSEVNLKFVPVNQIYDLFKQLQTWQQPDANNKEGWSRWIPFRQNSKVTKSDLVTLGDYWLKAAIEQKLIQPLETEKIKQWSTLNPKWQQLVKRDDQGNIDPQGKVWAAPYRWGNTVIVYNREKLQQFDWQPKDWSDLWRSDLRSRISLLNNSREVIGLVLKKLGKSYNTENLAEISSLETELQTLNQQVKFYDSTTYLEPLIMGDTWLAVGWSNDVIPVLSRYPKLNAIIPQSGTAIWADLWVNPAGVEQSNLSSEWINFCWQPNIAKEITILTKTNTPITTNIPASDISQPLQNLLLTNQEVFDKSEFILPLSAAATKQYESLFTKMKNPG, from the coding sequence ATGAATCGACGTTCTTTTTTGATAGGTACAAGCGGACTGGTTATTTTCCAAATGCTGATGGGGTGTAATAGACCGAACCAGACGCAATTTAATGTGCAACTGTTAAAAGGTTCTATACCTGGATACGTGGTTAATCAGTTTCGTAAAACTTTACAGTCAGAGGTAAATTTAAAGTTTGTCCCTGTTAATCAAATTTATGATTTATTTAAACAGTTACAAACTTGGCAACAACCAGATGCTAATAACAAAGAAGGATGGAGTCGTTGGATTCCATTTAGGCAAAATTCAAAAGTTACTAAATCTGACTTAGTAACATTAGGAGATTATTGGCTAAAAGCAGCTATTGAACAGAAACTAATTCAACCATTGGAAACAGAAAAAATTAAACAATGGTCAACTTTAAATCCAAAATGGCAGCAACTGGTAAAAAGGGATGATCAAGGAAACATAGATCCACAAGGTAAGGTTTGGGCAGCACCTTATCGCTGGGGTAATACAGTAATTGTTTATAATCGGGAAAAGTTGCAACAATTTGATTGGCAACCAAAAGATTGGAGTGATTTGTGGCGCAGTGATTTGCGATCGCGCATTTCCTTACTGAATAATTCCAGAGAAGTTATTGGTTTAGTTTTAAAGAAACTAGGAAAATCCTACAATACAGAAAATCTGGCAGAAATTTCCTCTTTAGAAACAGAATTACAAACATTAAATCAACAAGTAAAATTCTATGATTCCACTACCTATCTAGAACCGCTAATTATGGGAGATACTTGGTTAGCTGTGGGTTGGTCAAATGATGTCATACCTGTACTCAGTCGTTATCCCAAGCTTAATGCTATCATTCCCCAATCAGGAACAGCAATTTGGGCTGATTTATGGGTAAACCCAGCAGGAGTTGAGCAAAGCAATTTATCATCCGAATGGATTAATTTTTGTTGGCAACCAAATATAGCTAAGGAAATTACTATATTGACTAAAACCAACACGCCTATTACGACAAATATTCCTGCCTCTGATATTTCCCAACCATTACAAAACCTATTATTAACTAATCAGGAAGTATTTGATAAAAGCGAATTTATTCTACCATTATCAGCAGCAGCAACAAAACAGTATGAATCTTTGTTTACGAAAATGAAAAATCCAGGATAA
- the cobT gene encoding nicotinate mononucleotide-dependent phosphoribosyltransferase CobT, translating into MIKIYTQIEQGEAWLKPYYGSLPIFACVLGFTETCLIPGISAAGLTPEDRKYTACADAEFLYYGATPQPKYPLPPLTAGASPVLISRAVVEELKIPVYLFNAGLPLTPSVPFIDLGGTTARCLSTGTAMEIATVKHLLEQGLLWGDQLGAKHSQGYLILSECVVGGTTTALAILTGLGIDAAGKVNSSHSVCNHAQKWAVVRAGLEKRHNFTDPLELVAAVGDPMQVVVAGMAIAASRRCGVLLAGGTQMLAVYALLQAIAQAYSLSWQPEAIVVGTTRWVAEDTTGATVDLALSLGKNNFSRGKITPPLLATQLSFADSRYPQLQAYEQGFVKEGVGAGAACIAAYISQNWQQEQLLTAIEAQITQLMNSLSH; encoded by the coding sequence ATGATTAAAATTTATACCCAAATTGAACAGGGTGAAGCATGGCTCAAACCTTATTATGGTAGTTTACCTATTTTTGCCTGTGTTTTAGGTTTTACAGAAACTTGTTTGATTCCTGGTATTTCTGCTGCTGGGTTGACTCCAGAGGATAGAAAATATACTGCTTGTGCTGATGCGGAATTTTTGTATTATGGTGCAACCCCTCAGCCTAAATACCCTTTACCACCTTTGACTGCTGGCGCTTCCCCGGTGCTAATTTCTCGTGCTGTGGTGGAAGAACTAAAAATACCAGTTTATTTGTTTAATGCTGGTTTACCCTTAACTCCATCTGTACCATTTATTGATTTGGGAGGCACGACTGCCAGGTGTTTAAGTACAGGTACTGCTATGGAAATAGCCACAGTTAAACATTTGCTGGAACAAGGTTTACTTTGGGGTGATCAACTCGGTGCTAAACACTCTCAGGGATATCTAATTTTAAGTGAGTGTGTTGTGGGTGGTACTACAACTGCTTTGGCAATTTTAACTGGTTTAGGTATTGATGCGGCTGGAAAAGTTAATAGTAGTCATTCTGTTTGTAATCATGCACAAAAGTGGGCTGTAGTACGAGCAGGTTTGGAAAAACGCCACAATTTTACAGATCCTCTGGAACTTGTAGCAGCAGTAGGTGATCCAATGCAAGTAGTGGTAGCTGGGATGGCGATCGCTGCTAGTCGGCGTTGTGGGGTTTTGCTGGCTGGTGGTACACAAATGCTGGCTGTTTATGCTTTACTGCAAGCGATCGCTCAAGCTTACTCTTTGTCTTGGCAACCAGAAGCAATAGTTGTTGGTACAACTCGTTGGGTTGCAGAAGACACTACCGGGGCTACAGTTGACTTAGCCCTCAGCTTGGGTAAAAACAACTTTAGTCGAGGTAAAATCACTCCTCCCCTACTAGCTACACAATTAAGTTTTGCTGATTCTCGTTATCCCCAACTCCAAGCTTATGAGCAGGGTTTTGTCAAAGAAGGTGTTGGTGCTGGAGCAGCGTGTATAGCCGCCTATATCAGTCAAAATTGGCAGCAAGAACAGCTTTTAACAGCTATTGAAGCCCAAATAACACAATTAATGAATTCGTTGTCGCATTAA
- a CDS encoding DUF2232 domain-containing protein, which translates to MSILDSLPDEPGEDPSPESLTPGNQPDQHQQLKRPQLKVDAPLRMVETAFLASTSSLIWFINFYFPLGPVLRMFFPVPIALVYLRWGKRAAWMAAVTSGLLLAVLMGPVRSMLFVMPFGLMGVLLGATWHRRVPWIVSITLGMLLGTLGVFFRLWLLSVLSGEDLWVYVINQVTEIIEWIFLKLQILATPSVFVVQVGAMLLIAFNNLIYLFVVHLVAWLLLDRLGNPIPPPPRWVQILLDYEG; encoded by the coding sequence ATGAGTATTTTAGATTCTCTGCCAGATGAACCGGGAGAAGATCCATCACCTGAATCATTAACTCCTGGTAATCAGCCTGATCAACACCAACAATTAAAGCGCCCCCAACTTAAAGTTGATGCTCCTTTGAGGATGGTGGAAACGGCATTTTTAGCCAGTACCTCTAGTTTAATTTGGTTTATTAATTTCTATTTTCCCTTGGGTCCGGTTTTACGGATGTTTTTCCCTGTTCCCATTGCTCTAGTTTATTTACGCTGGGGTAAACGCGCTGCTTGGATGGCTGCGGTAACATCTGGTTTACTGTTGGCGGTGCTGATGGGACCTGTTCGCAGTATGTTATTCGTGATGCCTTTTGGTTTGATGGGTGTACTGTTAGGAGCAACTTGGCATCGTCGTGTACCTTGGATTGTGTCAATTACTTTAGGTATGCTCCTGGGTACTTTGGGTGTGTTTTTCCGTCTGTGGTTACTGTCGGTTTTATCTGGTGAAGATTTGTGGGTTTATGTGATTAACCAGGTGACAGAAATTATTGAATGGATATTCCTGAAACTGCAAATATTAGCAACTCCAAGTGTGTTTGTTGTTCAAGTGGGCGCTATGCTTTTGATTGCATTCAACAACTTGATTTATTTGTTTGTGGTACATCTGGTAGCATGGTTACTTTTGGATCGTCTGGGAAATCCTATTCCCCCTCCCCCACGTTGGGTACAAATCTTATTGGATTATGAAGGTTAA
- a CDS encoding Crp/Fnr family transcriptional regulator: MEYRYSLQTYAKNWITSAPFFQGLPQSIVETALTNLVTRTHPANQVILLENDWGGSVYFILEGWVKIRTYNLEGKEVTLNIIGHGELFGEMAALDEVPRSTDVITLTPTMIGSMPAQDFVKLLQTEPLAGMRLSQLMARRLRQVNRRLRLRESDSQSRVADTLLFLAEGQGKIGETGTEIPNLPHRELSSLSGLARETVTRILTRLEKKGLIIREQDVICIPDVVALEKMII, translated from the coding sequence ATGGAATACCGATATAGCTTGCAGACATACGCTAAAAACTGGATCACTTCAGCACCCTTTTTTCAAGGGTTGCCTCAATCTATTGTAGAAACAGCCCTCACCAATCTTGTTACCCGTACCCACCCAGCCAACCAAGTGATCCTGCTAGAAAATGACTGGGGTGGTTCAGTATATTTTATTTTAGAGGGATGGGTAAAAATCCGTACATACAATTTAGAAGGAAAAGAGGTAACACTAAACATTATTGGGCATGGGGAATTATTTGGAGAAATGGCGGCACTAGATGAAGTTCCCCGTTCCACTGATGTCATCACTCTTACCCCAACCATGATCGGCAGTATGCCTGCTCAAGATTTTGTCAAATTGTTACAAACAGAACCTTTAGCGGGAATGAGATTATCCCAATTAATGGCGCGACGATTAAGACAAGTAAATCGTCGTTTGCGTCTGCGAGAATCAGATAGTCAATCACGGGTAGCAGATACTTTGCTATTTTTAGCAGAGGGACAGGGTAAGATAGGAGAAACAGGTACAGAAATTCCTAATTTACCCCATCGAGAATTGAGCAGTTTGAGTGGACTGGCACGGGAAACAGTTACACGCATACTGACAAGGTTAGAAAAAAAAGGCTTGATTATCCGGGAACAAGATGTCATCTGTATCCCCGATGTAGTAGCTTTGGAAAAAATGATCATTTAG
- a CDS encoding carbohydrate ABC transporter permease: protein MNIKKSNRQIFIIYGLLTAIALLTLFPLLWLISTALKSPTENLLQSPPQLLPLQPTLNNFTRVWQSLPFGQYLYNSIFVSFLTVVLNLLFCSLAAYPLARLSFVGRNGIFIAIVSTIMIPFQIVMIPLYILTVQLGLTNSYLGMIFPGLASAFGIFLLRQAFMGVPKEIEEAARMDGSSELGLWWFVMLPAIKPALITLAIFVFIGAWSDFLWPLIVIQDESLYTLPLGVAKLAGTFSLDWRLVAAGSVISIAPVLLLFLFLQRFIVPTDTGSGVKG, encoded by the coding sequence ATGAACATCAAAAAATCAAATCGGCAAATTTTCATTATATACGGATTATTGACAGCGATCGCACTCCTCACCCTTTTTCCCTTATTATGGCTCATTAGTACAGCATTAAAATCACCAACAGAAAATCTTTTACAATCTCCACCACAATTATTACCCCTTCAACCGACTTTAAATAACTTCACTCGTGTTTGGCAATCTTTACCCTTTGGGCAATATTTATATAACAGTATTTTCGTGTCTTTCTTGACTGTAGTATTGAATTTGCTATTTTGTTCTTTAGCTGCTTATCCTTTAGCCAGATTATCATTTGTAGGACGCAACGGAATTTTTATTGCTATTGTTTCCACAATTATGATTCCCTTTCAAATAGTCATGATTCCCTTATATATTTTGACAGTGCAGTTAGGTTTAACAAATAGTTATTTAGGAATGATTTTTCCCGGTTTAGCTTCTGCTTTTGGGATTTTCTTATTAAGACAAGCTTTTATGGGAGTGCCTAAAGAAATAGAAGAAGCAGCCCGCATGGATGGCAGTTCTGAGTTAGGATTGTGGTGGTTTGTGATGTTACCCGCTATTAAACCAGCACTAATAACTCTGGCTATTTTTGTGTTTATTGGTGCTTGGAGTGACTTTTTATGGCCTTTAATTGTTATCCAAGATGAAAGTTTATATACTTTACCCTTGGGAGTGGCTAAATTAGCAGGTACATTTTCTTTAGATTGGCGATTAGTAGCAGCAGGATCTGTAATTTCTATTGCTCCAGTTTTGCTATTATTTCTCTTTTTACAAAGGTTTATTGTCCCTACAGATACAGGTAGCGGTGTTAAAGGATAA
- a CDS encoding metallophosphoesterase family protein: MISPPQLLTDPFLQLPTENSVRVVWFTEFAGAKHLVVYGDQLDRNSIAKTTKLSRVREDQESRVADQKANGQVYQQPVKRDIWRHEAEVSGLTPNLRVPYYVTSIREDGKKVNSEVFTLAPTPKPDTPLKILLTSDHQLKPMTAANLQKVVETVGKVDGVWFAGDLINVPDRASEWFDDNRGNALFPGLQGRANYTMESHDGVKVTYTGGKIIQNAPMFPCIGNHEVMGRYQRTKSLNDEFNDTIPREVAENLYGVKSVKDNSFNTITYEEIFTLPQTKSGGKTYYTVTFGDVRLVVLYITNMWRHPQLNSERKGKYIEPEKDFDHPENWGYGQLIYEPIFQGSDQYNWLQEELKSPEFKQAKYKVVMFHHPPHTLGDNIVPAYTNPVQIIEKDQTGNIKSVNYEYPKNADYIIQDVIPLLEAAKVQLVFYGHSHLWNRFVSESGMHFLETSNVGNSYGAAWGERKRDIPVNYPENDYTRIGDPNGLEPVIPNISPLLGEDGKPLPYIASNEITVFSIFDTGTGTISSYRFNTKKPDSQVVKFDEFVIGNG; encoded by the coding sequence ATGATATCACCACCGCAACTATTAACAGATCCATTTTTACAACTACCAACAGAAAATTCTGTGCGAGTAGTTTGGTTTACTGAGTTTGCAGGTGCTAAACATTTGGTTGTTTACGGTGATCAACTTGATAGAAATTCAATTGCAAAAACCACTAAACTTAGTCGTGTTCGGGAAGATCAAGAATCAAGAGTAGCAGATCAAAAGGCAAATGGGCAAGTTTATCAACAACCTGTAAAAAGAGATATTTGGCGACATGAAGCTGAAGTTTCTGGTTTAACTCCTAATCTGCGAGTTCCTTATTATGTCACCAGTATACGAGAAGATGGGAAAAAGGTTAATAGTGAAGTTTTTACTCTTGCACCTACTCCAAAACCCGATACACCTTTAAAAATTCTCCTCACATCTGATCATCAATTAAAACCGATGACAGCAGCAAATTTACAAAAAGTGGTGGAAACTGTCGGGAAAGTTGACGGGGTATGGTTTGCAGGAGATTTAATTAATGTTCCAGATCGTGCTTCTGAATGGTTTGATGATAATCGCGGAAATGCTTTGTTTCCAGGTTTACAAGGTCGTGCTAATTATACAATGGAATCTCATGATGGTGTCAAGGTTACTTACACTGGTGGTAAAATTATTCAAAATGCCCCTATGTTTCCTTGTATTGGTAATCATGAAGTCATGGGAAGATATCAGAGAACAAAGAGTTTAAATGATGAATTTAATGATACTATTCCCCGTGAAGTTGCCGAAAATTTGTATGGTGTAAAATCTGTAAAAGATAATTCTTTTAATACTATCACTTACGAGGAAATTTTTACTTTACCGCAAACTAAATCAGGTGGAAAAACCTATTACACTGTTACTTTTGGTGATGTCCGTTTGGTGGTTTTGTATATTACAAATATGTGGCGACATCCTCAATTAAATTCCGAGAGGAAAGGTAAATATATAGAACCAGAAAAGGATTTTGATCATCCTGAAAATTGGGGTTATGGACAGTTAATTTATGAACCTATTTTTCAAGGAAGTGATCAATATAATTGGTTGCAGGAAGAATTAAAAAGTCCTGAATTTAAACAAGCAAAATATAAAGTAGTCATGTTTCATCATCCTCCTCATACTTTGGGTGATAATATTGTTCCAGCTTACACTAATCCTGTGCAAATTATTGAAAAAGATCAAACAGGAAATATTAAATCTGTAAATTACGAATATCCCAAAAATGCAGATTATATTATTCAGGATGTGATTCCTTTATTAGAAGCTGCTAAAGTGCAGTTAGTATTTTATGGACATTCCCATTTATGGAATAGGTTTGTTAGTGAAAGTGGAATGCACTTTTTAGAAACTTCTAATGTTGGTAATTCCTATGGTGCTGCTTGGGGTGAAAGAAAGCGAGATATTCCCGTCAATTATCCAGAAAATGATTATACCAGAATTGGTGATCCTAATGGTTTAGAACCAGTTATACCAAATATTTCGCCATTATTAGGAGAAGATGGTAAACCTTTACCTTATATTGCAAGTAATGAGATTACAGTTTTCAGCATTTTCGACACGGGAACAGGTACTATTAGCAGTTATCGCTTTAATACCAAAAAACCTGATTCGCAAGTTGTGAAATTTGATGAATTTGTGATTGGTAATG